Proteins encoded by one window of Massilia sp. NR 4-1:
- a CDS encoding acyltransferase, with product MKIDSLQLLRAVAALLVVLNHALFTIKRKAGVDTVDMAQAAALGKLGVELFFMISGYIMVISTRDRSAPGAQPLAFFWRRCIRVVPLYWLATLIYALKLAVSGEPPSLAAMFKSLLFIPYENAKGYWHPVYGLGWTLNYEMLFYALFALALTQKLARGVAGLLLLMGAAVGAGLWLNPAPGSGHEQLLAFWCAPILLCFCAGMALGWWRLALGQRVWRLRFQVQAALALGFILAYCFGIQQWQGAQLFSPLAALGAMGVCGLAAEPPSGAGRASSLRRGVVLLGGASYSLYLTHSFVLGPAGRAWGLAAWHGGTAAFLALTLVLTVLLALAVYRWLEQPLQAFLLRRLPAPAALPAQPG from the coding sequence ATGAAAATCGACTCGCTCCAGCTGCTGCGCGCCGTGGCCGCGCTGCTGGTGGTGCTGAACCATGCCCTGTTTACGATCAAGCGCAAGGCCGGTGTCGACACAGTGGATATGGCGCAGGCTGCAGCGCTGGGTAAGCTGGGCGTGGAGCTGTTCTTTATGATCAGCGGCTATATCATGGTGATCTCGACGCGCGACCGCAGCGCGCCCGGCGCGCAGCCGCTGGCATTTTTCTGGCGCCGCTGTATCCGCGTTGTGCCGCTGTATTGGCTGGCGACGCTGATCTATGCGCTGAAGCTGGCGGTGAGCGGCGAACCGCCGTCGCTGGCCGCCATGTTCAAATCGCTGCTGTTCATCCCTTACGAGAACGCCAAGGGCTATTGGCATCCCGTCTATGGCCTGGGCTGGACGCTGAATTATGAAATGCTCTTCTATGCCCTGTTCGCCCTCGCTCTCACGCAGAAGCTGGCGCGCGGCGTTGCCGGCTTGCTGCTCTTGATGGGCGCTGCGGTGGGGGCTGGGCTGTGGCTGAATCCGGCGCCGGGCAGCGGCCATGAACAGCTGCTGGCATTCTGGTGCGCCCCGATCCTGCTGTGCTTCTGCGCCGGGATGGCGCTGGGCTGGTGGCGCTTGGCACTGGGGCAGCGGGTATGGCGGCTCCGCTTCCAGGTCCAGGCGGCGCTGGCGCTGGGTTTTATCCTTGCCTACTGCTTCGGCATCCAGCAGTGGCAAGGGGCGCAGCTTTTCTCGCCGCTGGCTGCGCTGGGGGCGATGGGCGTTTGCGGCCTGGCCGCGGAGCCGCCGTCTGGCGCCGGCCGCGCATCCAGCCTGCGGCGCGGCGTCGTCTTGCTGGGCGGCGCGTCCTATAGCCTGTACCTGACGCACAGTTTCGTGCTGGGACCGGCCGGCCGCGCCTGGGGACTCGCCGCCTGGCACGGCGGGACAGCGGCGTTCCTGGCGCTGACGCTGGTACTTACCGTGCTGCTTGCTTTGGCGGTATATCGCTGGCTGGAACAACCCCTGCAAGCGTTCCTGCTGCGCCGCCTGCCGGCGCCGGCAGCACTGCCAGCGCAACCTGGCTAG
- a CDS encoding alpha/beta hydrolase — protein sequence MNNSRKMAAAAGMMGFVWAGLTAVVAASQRKLLFNPNVKREVASPRSSGHRTRAVVLRAADGTKLAGWLMTPRQPGPYPAVIYFGGRSEEVSWVARDAGTLFPGMAVLAMNYRGYGESQGEPGEEHMVEDGRMLFDWLCASANVDAARVAVVGRSLGSGVAVQVAMERPVHSIVLITPYDSILALARRRFRAMPIGMVLKHRFESVKHAERLTAPTYVLRAASDDVVPHSHTDELVTRLNRLHLDEIVPGTDHMNIPYLEITQRKIAQFLSAQFAQAAEQAGTRPAAPSQVALAVLPAPAGGAAGTLAGVVPASDIPPKQAAR from the coding sequence TGGCGGCCAGCCAGCGCAAACTGCTGTTCAACCCCAACGTCAAGCGCGAGGTGGCCAGCCCGCGCAGCAGCGGCCACCGCACGCGCGCCGTGGTGCTGCGCGCGGCCGACGGCACCAAGCTGGCCGGCTGGCTGATGACGCCGCGCCAGCCCGGCCCCTACCCCGCCGTGATCTATTTCGGCGGCCGCTCGGAGGAAGTGTCCTGGGTGGCGCGCGACGCCGGCACCCTGTTCCCCGGCATGGCGGTGCTGGCCATGAATTACCGCGGCTACGGCGAGTCGCAGGGCGAGCCGGGCGAAGAGCATATGGTGGAAGATGGGCGCATGCTGTTCGACTGGCTGTGCGCAAGCGCCAATGTCGACGCGGCGCGCGTGGCCGTGGTGGGCCGCAGCCTGGGCTCCGGCGTGGCGGTGCAGGTGGCGATGGAAAGGCCCGTGCATTCCATCGTGCTGATCACGCCCTATGATTCGATCCTGGCGCTGGCGCGGCGCCGCTTCCGCGCCATGCCGATCGGGATGGTGCTCAAGCACCGCTTCGAATCGGTCAAGCATGCCGAGCGCCTGACCGCGCCGACCTATGTGCTGCGCGCCGCCAGCGACGACGTGGTGCCGCACTCGCACACCGATGAACTGGTAACGCGCCTGAACCGCCTGCATCTGGACGAGATCGTGCCCGGCACCGATCACATGAATATTCCCTATCTGGAAATCACGCAGCGCAAGATCGCGCAATTCCTCTCGGCGCAATTTGCCCAGGCCGCGGAGCAAGCCGGCACAAGGCCGGCCGCGCCTAGCCAGGTTGCGCTGGCAGTGCTGCCGGCGCCGGCAGGCGGCGCAGCAGGAACGCTTGCAGGGGTTGTTCCAGCCAGCGATATACCGCCAAAGCAAGCAGCACGGTAA